One window of the Bos indicus isolate NIAB-ARS_2022 breed Sahiwal x Tharparkar chromosome 15, NIAB-ARS_B.indTharparkar_mat_pri_1.0, whole genome shotgun sequence genome contains the following:
- the LOC109569378 gene encoding olfactory receptor 8K3-like: MEEHNRTVLSEFILMGITDRPELQAPLFGLFLIIYVISVVGNLGMVILTKVDSRLQTPMYFFLRHLALTDLGYSTAVGPKMLVNFVVGQNKISYYLCATQMGFFIMFITNELFILATMSYDRYLAICNPLLYTVIMSQRVCKVLVAIPYVYSTFVSLLITIKLFNSFFCGYNVISHFYCDCLPLISLVCSNTQEIELIILIFAGVNVILSLPIILMSYLLILVAILRMNSVEGRHTAFSTCGSHLTVVTVFFGALIFMYVQPESRHSFDTDKMASIFYTLVIPMLNPLI; this comes from the coding sequence ATGGAAGAACACAACAGAACAGTGCTGAGTGAATTCATCCTCATGGGAATCACAGACCGCCCTGAACTGCAGGCTCCATTGTTTGGGCTCTTCCTCATCATCTATGTGATCTCAGTGGTGGGCAACTTGGGCATGGTCATCCTCACTAAGGTGGACTCCAGGCTACAGAcacccatgtacttctttctcaggCACCTGGCTCTTACTGATCTGGGTTACTCAACAGCTGTGGGCCCCAAAATGTTGGTAAATTTTGTTGTGGGTCAGAATAAAATCTCTTATTATTTGTGTGCTACACAGATGGGTTTTTTCATCATGTTCATTACTAATGAACTTTTTATTCTGGCAACAATGTCTTATGATCGTTATTTGGCCATTTGTAACCCTCTACTCTACACAGTCATCATGTCACAAAGGGTGTGTAAAGTGCTGGTGGCAATCCCCTATGTCTATAGCACATTCGTATCTCTGTTGATCACCATAAagctttttaattcattcttctgTGGCTATAATGTTATCAGTCATTTCTACTGTGACTGTCTCCCCTTGATATCTTTGGTCTGTTCAAATACGCAAGAAATTGAGCTGATCATTCTGATCTTCGCAGGTGTTAATGTGATCCTCTCCCTTCCAATAATTCTTATGTCTTATTTGCTCATCCTTGTAGCCATTCTCAGGATGAACTCTGTTGAAGGTAGGCACACGGCTTTTTCTACCTGTGGATCCCACCTAACAGTGGTCACAGTGTTCTTTGGGGCTTTGATATTTATGTATGTGCAACCAGAGTCCAGACATTCCTTTGACACTGATAAAATGGCATCTATATTTTACACCCTTGTTATCCCCATGTTAAATCCCTTGATCTAA
- the LOC109569102 gene encoding olfactory receptor 8K3-like — MERLNGTGSSEFILMGITDRPELQAPLFGLFLIIYVISVVGNLGMIILTKMDSKLQTPMYFFLRHLAFTDLGYSTTVGPKMLVNFVEDQNIISYYSCAMQLAFFLVFIISEIFILSAMSYDRYVAICNPLLYPVIMSQRVCWVLVAIPYVYSTFVSLLVTVKLFNLSFCGYRVISHFYCDSLPLLPLLCSNTHEVEMIILILAGFDLIFSLLIVLVSYLLILVSILRMSSAEGRHKAFSTCGSHLTVVIVFYGTLLFMYVQPESSHSFATDKVASILYTFIIPMLNPLIYSLRNKDVKCALHRVWKKSGNLFY, encoded by the coding sequence ATGGAAAGACTCAATGGAACAGGGTCGAGTGAATTCATCCTCATGGGAATTACTGACCGCCCTGAGCTGCAGGCTCCATTGTTTGGGCTCTTCCTCATCATCTACGTGATCTCAGTGGTGGGCAACTTGGGCATGATCATCCTCACCAAGATGGACTCCAAGCTACAGAcacccatgtacttctttctTAGACACCTTGCTTTTACAGATCTTGGTTATTCTACAACTGTGGGACCCAAAATGTTAgtaaattttgttgaggatcaAAATATAATCTCCTATTACTCTTGTGCTATGCAGCTAGCTTTCTTTCTTGTGTTTATCATTAGTGAAATTTTTATTCTGTCAGCAATGTcttatgaccgctatgtggccatctgtaaccCTCTTCTCTACCCAGTCATCATGTCACAAAGAGTATGCTGGGTGCTGGTAGCGATCCCCTATGTCTACAGCACGTTTGTGTCTCTTCTCGTCACcgtaaaattatttaatttatctttctgtggcTACAGAGTCATCAGTCATTTCTACTGTGATAGTCTTCCTTTGTTACCTTTGCTCTGCTCAAATACACATGAAGTAGAAATGATTATTCTGATTTTAGCTGGGTTTGATTTGATTTTCTCTCTTCTGATAGTTCTTGTGTCTTACCTTCTCATTCTTGTATCCATTCTCAGGATGAGCTCTGCTGAAGGCAGGCACAAGGCTTTCTCTACCTGTGGATCCCACTTGACTGTGGTCATAGTGTTCTATGGGACTTTACTATTTATGTATGTGCAACCAGAGTCCAGCCATTCCTTTGCCACTGATAAAGTGGCTTCCATATTGTATACTTTCATTATCCCTATGTTGAATCCCTTAATCTACAGCTTGAGGAATAAAGATGTAAAATGTGCACTACATAGGGTGTGGAAAAAATCAGGCAACCTTTTTTATTAA